Proteins found in one Amycolatopsis umgeniensis genomic segment:
- a CDS encoding ROK family transcriptional regulator: MTTNHPALSGTRPRQARQANTAAVLQLLVHRGPLARGDIAKELSLNHGSVSRIIEPLLSAGIVRELVEQSTRIGRPRVPVELDPSSRYAVGVHLGLERTTAGLIDLAGHSVRTRTENRDPADSAATLRRAAELAAGLADSAPGPVLGIGVAVGGEVDREAGRVVRNDVLGWTGVQVADVVRERTGLDVVVDGNVCALLGAELTFGAGLGQDKVLYLFVGNVAETGFLSLPAGASSGGTIQGGFGRVLVPGLTGGGYGPFGENGTDVALLAAARSAGLTATSLTDLIRLAETDPVAIGLLEARSAQVARVADTAYDLMRPRMIILGGSGAPSDRWLEAVRDRVETTPPQALARPQSRDDPLVTAAAGLVVRAFFTRGTAEGAGERS; this comes from the coding sequence ATGACGACGAACCACCCGGCACTCAGCGGAACCCGGCCGCGCCAGGCCCGGCAGGCCAACACGGCCGCCGTGCTCCAACTGCTCGTCCATCGCGGTCCGCTGGCGCGCGGGGACATCGCGAAGGAGCTGTCCCTCAACCACGGCAGCGTCAGCAGGATCATCGAACCTCTGCTGTCGGCGGGCATCGTCCGCGAACTCGTCGAGCAGTCCACCCGGATCGGCAGGCCCCGGGTGCCGGTGGAGCTCGACCCGTCCAGCCGGTACGCGGTCGGCGTGCACCTCGGCCTCGAACGGACCACGGCCGGGCTGATCGACCTGGCGGGGCACAGTGTCAGGACACGGACCGAGAACCGTGATCCGGCGGACAGCGCCGCCACGCTGCGCCGCGCCGCCGAACTGGCGGCCGGGCTGGCGGACTCCGCACCCGGACCGGTGCTGGGCATCGGAGTGGCCGTCGGCGGTGAGGTGGACCGGGAGGCAGGCCGGGTCGTGCGCAACGACGTGCTGGGCTGGACCGGCGTCCAGGTCGCCGACGTGGTGCGTGAGCGGACCGGGCTCGACGTCGTGGTGGACGGGAACGTGTGTGCCCTGCTGGGCGCCGAGCTCACCTTCGGTGCGGGGCTGGGACAGGACAAGGTGCTGTACCTGTTCGTCGGCAACGTCGCGGAGACGGGATTCCTCAGCCTGCCGGCGGGGGCGTCCTCGGGCGGCACCATCCAGGGCGGCTTCGGCCGCGTCCTCGTGCCCGGCCTCACCGGTGGAGGCTACGGACCCTTCGGCGAGAACGGGACGGACGTGGCGTTGCTCGCCGCCGCCCGGTCCGCGGGCCTCACGGCGACTTCGCTGACGGACCTGATCCGCCTGGCGGAAACGGATCCGGTCGCGATCGGGCTCCTCGAAGCGCGCAGCGCCCAAGTGGCCCGGGTGGCCGACACGGCGTACGACCTGATGCGACCGCGCATGATCATCCTCGGCGGTAGCGGCGCACCGTCGGACCGATGGCTCGAGGCGGTGCGCGACCGCGTCGAGACGACACCGCCGCAGGCGCTTGCCCGGCCGCAGTCACGGGACGACCCGCTGGTCACCGCCGCGGCGGGACTCGTCGTGCGTGCCTTCTTCACCCGGGGAACCGCCGAAGGGGCAGGGGAGCGGTCATGA